The Zingiber officinale cultivar Zhangliang chromosome 10A, Zo_v1.1, whole genome shotgun sequence genome contains a region encoding:
- the LOC122027054 gene encoding ABC transporter I family member 20-like, protein MADDCPAGSASGAGGVPVVEIKNLRFTYPGIDGHPPPGSTPLIDEFSLSLAAGERCLLVGSNGAGKTTILKILGGKHMVEPEMVQIFGRSAFHDTALTSSGDLSYLGGEWRREVAFAGFEVSIQMDISAEKMINGVSGIEPNRRDELIKVLDIDLSWRMHKASDGQRRRVQICMGLLKPFKVLLLDEITVDLDVLARADLLRYLKKECEERGATIIYATHIFDGLEDWPTHVVYVAHGKLQLALPLEKVKQMSNLSLMRTVESWLRKERDEDRRRRKERKESGLPEFEKPVKGSRVTGDPARIAIRVMNNGWAAGRLNSTVAGEENFFLSSNRVLRQ, encoded by the exons ATGGCGGACGATTGCCCCGCCGGCTCAGCTTCTGGCGCTGGAGGTGTCCCTGTGGTGGAGATTAAGAACCTCCGCTTCACGTATCCTGGAATCGACGGCCACCCGCCTCCGGGATCCACACCCCTGATCGACGAATTCTCACTATCGCTTGCAGCTGGCGAACGGTGCCTTCTTGTGGGATCCAATGGAGCCG GAAAGACTACGATACTGAAGATATTGGGTGGGAAGCACATGGTGGAGCCTGAGATGGTTCAGATCTTCGGGAGGTCGGCCTTCCATGACACCGCTCTCACCTCTTCTGGCGATCTTTCTTACTTGGGTGGAGAG TGGAGGAGAGAAGTTGCTTTTGCTGGTTTTGAGGTGTCGATTCAAATGGATATTTCTGCTGAGAAGATGATAAATGGTGTATCTGGCATTGAGCCCAATAGAAGAGATGAACTGATTAAA GTTTTAGACATTGATTTATCATGGAGAATGCACAAAGCATCTGATGGTCAAAGGAGACGCGTTCAAATTTGCATGGGTCTTCTTAAACCATTTAAG GTTCTTCTTCTTGATGAAATAACAGTTGACTTAGATGTCCTTGCAAGAGCCGACCTTTTAAGATATCTCAAGAAGGAATGTGAAGAACGAGGTGCCACCATTATATATGCAACACACATTTTTGATGGTCTAGAGGACTGGCCGACACATGTT GTATATGTGGCTCATGGAAAATTGCAATTAGCACTCCCTTTGGAGAAAGTCAAGCAGATGAGTAATTTATCATTAATG CGAACAGTGGAGAGTTGGTTGAGGAAGGAAAGGGATGAAGACaggaggagaagaaaggagcGAAAGGAAAGTGGGCTTCCAGAATTTGAAAAACCAGTCAAGGGGTCGAGAGTAACAGGTGATCCTGCCCGGATTGCGATCCGAGTGATGAACAACGGCTGGGCCGCTGGAAGACTTAATTCAACTGTCGCGGGGGAGGAGAATTTCTTTTTGAGTTCCAACAGGGTCCTTAGACAATAA